A window of the Gossypium hirsutum isolate 1008001.06 chromosome A03, Gossypium_hirsutum_v2.1, whole genome shotgun sequence genome harbors these coding sequences:
- the LOC107963688 gene encoding agamous-like MADS-box protein AGL19 isoform X2: MVRGKTQMKRIENAASRQVTFSKRRNGLLKKAFELSVLCDAEVALIIFSPRGKLYEFSSSSMSKTIERYEKREKDNIGINNKLAAVDQNTQNVKEDAQSMAKKIELLEISKQKLLGKGLEPCSLNELNQLETNLEQSLSRIRERKNLLFRQQIEKLKQEEKRLKEENAKLRQTCGMNPSPWSTSTEEETMEVETELFIGPPERRRIQNP, encoded by the exons ATGGTGAGAGGGAAAACACAGATGAAGAGAATAGAAAATGCAGCAAGCAGGCAAGTGACTTTTTCAAAGAGAAGAAATGGATTACTCAAAAAGGCTTTTGAATTATCAGTGCTTTGTGATGCTGAAGTTGCACTTATTATCTTCTCTCCCAGAGGGAAACTCTATGAGTTTTCTAGTTCTAG CATGAGCAAAACCATAGAGCGGTATGAGAAGAGAGAGAAGGATAATATTGGAATCAACAACAAATTAGCTGCAGTAGACCAAAATACGCAG AATGTGAAGGAAGATGCTCAAAGCATGGCAAAGAAGATTGAATTACTCGAAATTTCTAAACA AAAACTATTGGGAAAAGGATTGGAGCCATGTTCTCTTAACGAGCTAAATCAGTTAGAAACCAATTTGGAACAAAGCTTAAGCAGGATAAGGGAAAGAAAG AATCTCTTATTTCGCCAGCAGATTGAGAAGCTAAAGCAAGAG GAGAAACGTCTCAAGGAAGAAAATGCTAAACTGCGACAAACG TGTGGGATGAACCCATCACCATGGTCAACCAGCACAGAGGAGGAGACGATGGAGGTGGAGACAGAATTATTTATCGGACCACCGGAGAGAAGAAGGATCCAAAACCCTTAA
- the LOC107963688 gene encoding agamous-like MADS-box protein AGL19 isoform X1 yields MQPTEMFRVFPGFYITRLATATISGHRAWRLSVKQYRIKENMVRGKTQMKRIENAASRQVTFSKRRNGLLKKAFELSVLCDAEVALIIFSPRGKLYEFSSSSMSKTIERYEKREKDNIGINNKLAAVDQNTQNVKEDAQSMAKKIELLEISKQKLLGKGLEPCSLNELNQLETNLEQSLSRIRERKNLLFRQQIEKLKQEEKRLKEENAKLRQTCGMNPSPWSTSTEEETMEVETELFIGPPERRRIQNP; encoded by the exons ATGCAACCGACAGAAATGTTCCGTGTCTTTCCCGGTTTTTATATAACACGCTTGGCCACTGCTACTATCAGCGGACACCGGGCATGGAGGTTGTCGGTAAAACAATACAG GATAAAAGAGAATATGGTGAGAGGGAAAACACAGATGAAGAGAATAGAAAATGCAGCAAGCAGGCAAGTGACTTTTTCAAAGAGAAGAAATGGATTACTCAAAAAGGCTTTTGAATTATCAGTGCTTTGTGATGCTGAAGTTGCACTTATTATCTTCTCTCCCAGAGGGAAACTCTATGAGTTTTCTAGTTCTAG CATGAGCAAAACCATAGAGCGGTATGAGAAGAGAGAGAAGGATAATATTGGAATCAACAACAAATTAGCTGCAGTAGACCAAAATACGCAG AATGTGAAGGAAGATGCTCAAAGCATGGCAAAGAAGATTGAATTACTCGAAATTTCTAAACA AAAACTATTGGGAAAAGGATTGGAGCCATGTTCTCTTAACGAGCTAAATCAGTTAGAAACCAATTTGGAACAAAGCTTAAGCAGGATAAGGGAAAGAAAG AATCTCTTATTTCGCCAGCAGATTGAGAAGCTAAAGCAAGAG GAGAAACGTCTCAAGGAAGAAAATGCTAAACTGCGACAAACG TGTGGGATGAACCCATCACCATGGTCAACCAGCACAGAGGAGGAGACGATGGAGGTGGAGACAGAATTATTTATCGGACCACCGGAGAGAAGAAGGATCCAAAACCCTTAA